From Fulvivirga lutea:
AATATGATCCTAAGTCAGAAGTTTATACCTACAAGCACACTCGCAAATATGAAGGCCGTAGTTCGTGGTTAATCATTGATGAATTCGAAATGAAACGAATAAAGTAAATCCTTTAAAAGCTGAACGGATAAAAATATAGATTTACCTAATCAATCAACTCATCCAATAATGGCTTGAATATAGCTGTTAAGAACTTTTCAGAATGGGTGTTAGCTACATTAGGATTCAATTCAAAATTATGATTGGCTACTACAACCAGGTCTAAAGAAGGAACACATAACAGGAGTTGTCCGCCATAACCCAAACCAAAATAAACGGACAACTCCCTATATTCACCTATCCACCATAAATTGTTATATGCCAATGAAGTAATCGGACCCATACTTCCACTTAATCTTATTTTAGGGTTCCATGACTCTGCTATCCACTGAGAGTCAAGAACTTGGTTATCATCAAACCTTCCCTGATTCATAACGACAAGTCCTATCTTAGCCAGGTTCAGCGCTTTTAATTGTAAACCTGCATCCGTTCTTATATTACCCAAACCATCGCGCTCCCAGGTGTATTCTTCTATTTCAAGTGGAGTAAACAATACCTGATCAGCATACTTCAGACAATCCATTTGAGCAGTTTCACCTATAACTTTTGCTAAAAGAGACACTCCACCAGAGTTATAATTCCAATAGGTATTTGGTGGGTAAGCAGTGGCATGATCAAAGAAAAAGCCCCAAGTATCAGAAATTTGAGTATACCATTGAATGGCATTGGCAGATTCATCCCATTCAAAGCCACTGGTCATATCAAGTAGATGTCTCAGTTGTATTTGATCTGAATAAGGATGTTTGGAATCTTGCCAATAATTAGTGAAATAAGGCTCGATATAATCATCTTCTGACAATTTGGTAGTACTAATTAGCTGGCCAATCAATAAAGAAGAAACACTCTTAGTTATTGACCTAATATGAAGCAACGAGTTTCTATTCTTACCATTAAAGTAATTTTCGGTTAATAACTTACCATTCTTCAGCACTACAAAACTGTAGATGTTAGGTAATTCTGCTGCATCATTTACCAGTCCATCGACAAACTGGTGAGTAAGCCCTGCCTCTTCGGGTGAAATTACTTCAAAACTGCTAGGCTCAATTTCTGAATCTGAATTAGTGCAGGATAATAAAAAAGTGAGTGCTAAAAGCTGGTATATTTTCATTGTTGTTTTTAAGCACAAAACTGACGGCCTTATGCTTAAAACAAGTGTCTATTGAAAAATATGAACTACCATTTGATTAAATGAGAGTTGAAAGTGCGCACGAGAGGAGTCGAACCTCCACGACCTAAACGGTCACCAGCCCCTCAAGCTGGCGTGTCTACCAATTCCACCACGTGCGCATTTGGGGAGGGCAAATGTAATGAGGTTTTTGGTTATTTGGTAAAGTTTGGGTTTGAAATAAGCACTGAACGTAAATATTAGCTAAAAGTAAGGCCGTTTTGAATTCTGAGATGTATCTTGGGTAAGAATCGATCTTAAAGAACTAGTTAATTTGTTTATTTTTAACTTAATCTGATTTATCATGGATCGATTTTTTCTCTCTCAAACCCCCTGGGTTAGTTGTTCAATAATTCTTCTGAGTTTATTTATTTCAAGTTGTAAAGATGACGAAGAAATAATTCTTGACACTCAAACTAAAGCCCTGGTGGAAACTCTTGACCAGGAGCTTAAACCACTTACTATCAACCCGTTGGATTGGAGTGATGAAGAATTGAGTTTTTTAGATCCGCTGGCGAATAAAAAGATCATTGCCTTGGGTGAATCCACACATGGAACAGCCGAATTCTTTGATTCTAAACATAGAATTTTCAAATATTTTGTAGAGAACCATGATTTCAAAGTATTTGCATTTGAAGCAGATTTTGGAGAATCGTTATTAATAAACGATGCTGTGCAGAGGGGTGCATCGAATGAAATTGAGGAATTAATGAAATCCAAAATGCACTTTTGGACTTGGAGAACCGAGGAAGTGAAAAATCTTCTTGTTTGGATGAGTAACTACAATCAAAGCAAATCAGAAGAAGACAAATTGCAGTATGTTGGAGTTGATTGTCAATTTAACACCTTTCACCCAGGCATGGTAAGAAGTTATTTAAATAAAACTGATGCTACATTCTTCGCAAGTGCTGATGAGATTCTTATTGAAGCCAAAAGTGCCTCTGAAGGTTATTTTGCTGCCTATTCATTAGAACAATTTGAAACCTATTTAGAAAAAATCGATGAGCTTAAAGCTTTAATGACCAATTATAAAGAAGAGTTAATTGAAGTAAGCTCTGAGCGAGAATTTAAGCTCCATGTAAGAATATTAGAAGTAATCAAACAAGTATCAATTGTAAGATATTACCGTGGAGACTATACAATCAACTATCGTGATAAATACATGGCTGAAAACACAGTTTGGTTTAATGATTATTTCGATGGAAATAAAATTGTATTGTGGGCGCATAACAGGCATATTGCCGATGAGCCTAATTATGGTGGGGGCGGCTCCATGGGACATAGACTCAAACAAGATTTAACCACCGACTACACAACCATCGGCTTTCTTTTTTCGAGAGGTTCGTTCACTGCTGTAACACAACGCGGTGATCAATTTAGGGAGCTTCAGACTCAAACTATTAATGCAAATCCTAAAACCAATTCAATCAACTTCGTAATGTCTCAAGGTAAACAATCTGTATTTGCACTAAAGACAATAGACTTGCAAAAATATGGAGAATGGAATGATGCATTTGCCAATAGTATTGAAATTTTCGAAATCGGTGCAGCCTTTAACAATAATCCGAGTGATTATTACTTCAAGTTTGACCCTGCATTCTATGAATATATAATATACTTTGATACAACTACAGCATCAGTTTTATTATAGTTAACTCGGTAAATTCTAACAAATTAAAGAAAATGATTATCGGGAGTAATTCTTTCTGCAGTATTAACCCTTCCTCCAAACGGAATTCAAAAAGTACTTCTTATCATCGGTAAAGCCACCAACAATCTCAAAGCCTGAGTCAGCGGCCAACTGTTCAATCATAGGTTGGTCATACTTTTGGGAGATTTCCATGTGAATAGCTTCCCAGGCTTCGAAGTGGAATGTTTCATCCACGACAGACACAGACTGTTTCTCCGTGCTTACCAAAAATGACGAAGTAGTGCCCGTCATGGGGTTATAAATGGGCTTATGTAAAAATTTGCTCCGGTCGAAATGACCATCTAATTCATGATTGATCCTGTCTAACAAATTCATGTTAAACTCTTTCGTAACCCCTTTTGAGTCGTTATAAGCAGCCAAAATAACGTCCGGATTCTTCTTTAAATCAAAACCAATGAACAATAGATCGCCCGGGTTTAGTGAATCATTTAACTCCTTTAAGAATTTATTGGCCTGGTCACCGGTAAAATTACCAATGTTAGAGCCTAGAAATAACACTA
This genomic window contains:
- the egtD gene encoding L-histidine N(alpha)-methyltransferase, with the protein product MIETKTSQFAIDVLNGLKETPKRLPSKYFYDKKGDKLFQDIMKLDEYYLTRTEYSIFESNKQGILAAFSNGVNEFNLIEFGAGDGYKTKVLLRHFQEEGAHFTYMPIDISGNVLRILEEALKDEMPDLHVQPKQNDYFKALKDLQDSPNRNVVLFLGSNIGNFTGDQANKFLKELNDSLNPGDLLFIGFDLKKNPDVILAAYNDSKGVTKEFNMNLLDRINHELDGHFDRSKFLHKPIYNPMTGTTSSFLVSTEKQSVSVVDETFHFEAWEAIHMEISQKYDQPMIEQLAADSGFEIVGGFTDDKKYFLNSVWRKG
- a CDS encoding erythromycin esterase family protein produces the protein MDRFFLSQTPWVSCSIILLSLFISSCKDDEEIILDTQTKALVETLDQELKPLTINPLDWSDEELSFLDPLANKKIIALGESTHGTAEFFDSKHRIFKYFVENHDFKVFAFEADFGESLLINDAVQRGASNEIEELMKSKMHFWTWRTEEVKNLLVWMSNYNQSKSEEDKLQYVGVDCQFNTFHPGMVRSYLNKTDATFFASADEILIEAKSASEGYFAAYSLEQFETYLEKIDELKALMTNYKEELIEVSSEREFKLHVRILEVIKQVSIVRYYRGDYTINYRDKYMAENTVWFNDYFDGNKIVLWAHNRHIADEPNYGGGGSMGHRLKQDLTTDYTTIGFLFSRGSFTAVTQRGDQFRELQTQTINANPKTNSINFVMSQGKQSVFALKTIDLQKYGEWNDAFANSIEIFEIGAAFNNNPSDYYFKFDPAFYEYIIYFDTTTASVLL
- a CDS encoding serine hydrolase domain-containing protein → MKIYQLLALTFLLSCTNSDSEIEPSSFEVISPEEAGLTHQFVDGLVNDAAELPNIYSFVVLKNGKLLTENYFNGKNRNSLLHIRSITKSVSSLLIGQLISTTKLSEDDYIEPYFTNYWQDSKHPYSDQIQLRHLLDMTSGFEWDESANAIQWYTQISDTWGFFFDHATAYPPNTYWNYNSGGVSLLAKVIGETAQMDCLKYADQVLFTPLEIEEYTWERDGLGNIRTDAGLQLKALNLAKIGLVVMNQGRFDDNQVLDSQWIAESWNPKIRLSGSMGPITSLAYNNLWWIGEYRELSVYFGLGYGGQLLLCVPSLDLVVVANHNFELNPNVANTHSEKFLTAIFKPLLDELID